The genome window atcttgcttaatcataatttctaccctttatattctttgtatcctttttggagatttatgacaaagggggagaaattgtgcattaaagcttacctttagtcttatgtaactaagtgtaagaagacttttgaaaaggagagaaataattaacaaaaagggggaaccataagaaaaacataagatgtagaaagttgatgagtgcatactatgtcatgagcatcacgtttattttatgacgcactgcaccctatgaatagtatgatataagttgtctccatactttgacccaaatatgtgcttttggcatttgagtacaaaattggtattttctgaaatgcacatatttagggggaggaaactatatcataggattcaaaatcttatttatcaaatcttatgtaagctttaaatgtgttgtcatcaatcaccaaaaagggggagattgaaagtgcattcatcccttttgtgagttttggtgatttggataacaacacatttaaaggtctaacaagtttgctaagtgttgaacagggaattcagtatgatgaacatacttgaatagtgtataatgatcagtgaacaaagttcaacacaaggtcaaataaccagtgagacaatgcaaatggatataatatggtctctatattggtttgaatatatggacaagtcctgagaaatcactatgcataaatatgatcataatagaggttgaagtgattaagaggattggtcaagtcaaagtgaacaagatatgaggaatcgtgaattggcttgaccatattactattagtccatatatgaatatatgagaatcaaactagagcttgattgatcttagcagttatatctagatgacattcaagcaaggttcacaatattgaagaaatgattctctcaatggttgctcaataggatgtgactcaagaatggcttgatagggtgaagatagcaaggaaagggcttcgaggaactaagcgaaggtgaaggccaagcgacggctcgtagaccaaggtaccatggctaaggtgaagaagagagtacttgcactaagtcgatgaactaatcagctatgaagagttacaacatgttgatgcatcagtaaggtgacttgaagccatgatttgaactcatatatggtgaaatggcacaagtcataggctcgatttgtgtttgcttcaaaaggtgagacaaagatgtttgtgatccttatgaagcaacatcatggagaaatcacacttgagacaccaatgactcaaggagtttacttaattatattttatttaacttgagtataggaatcgtcgtactatcaagggggatccaaaaagaaggttggtgttggtactaaagctcaaaaatccttgatccaaaacttccattttacccttgttaatccttagtgaaagtatgtagtacaaccttttaaagtctatcttggccaaaattgctttttggaaaaacaggttcaaccggtttttgcactgttcaccttttttcaaaatactggttcagccggacactcaaccggacactcaaccggtttttgtctggtggaaaccggttcaaccggtttttgcactgttcactttttctgccagtctgctgtgtcagccaaaaagctgtacgcagctttttgaaaaccggttcaaccggttttgggaccggttcaaccggtttttgggcagaaaagtcaaaaacggctagttttggagccccacctatatatactcactcctacctctctccccacaacagagcacgcacaaaacttcattcccaacctgagaaacacctcccactctctctcacacacctcttgcctctcccatttcaaatctttggagaagaaatctttgagtgagtttgagagttgcgttttttgtgcttcatctccaaatctctcttactcttcttcattcgagctttggtactacatcgagttctttgtggattcattactcttggagcttctagctcctagacgactaggtgtcgcttgtgagtctccaaatcttgtggaagaccacaagaaagtttgtattacccgctcgtttgagcaaagattattgtgtgggcttgacctttgtggtcggcaaagggaggattagggttgaaagagacccgactctttgtgggcgcctcaacgaggaagtagggcaccttggtggtgtgaccgaacctcgggataaatcttgtgtctcttgtgttcttgctcattgtgtttgtttgtgttcttcgttctctcaccattccatgaaagattgtttatatctttttggtgtgtggattttgagaagtgcccttctcagatctactactttgaaccctgtggatcatttagaacatctcatttccaaagttaactgagtgaatttcaagatcaattcagttttacccaatatgcttctagtttttgttgaaaaagttttaacttgcctattcaccccccctctaggcaactttcaataggGGAAGAAGGAGAACAAAGGGTTTGACCTCCTATGTCCAATATTAGCTCCAGGGAGATGGATACGCCACAGATACTGCGTTCACATGTAAGTCCAATCGCTGTATTTGATTATTgattgattatattgttgtgAACATATTCCATGGTGCAAACAACAATGACAATGAAATAGCAGGCAAAAGACATTGATCCAACTATAGTGCCAACGGTAGGGATGACTTTCaaggatgttgatgatgcatataaattctataaaaggtatgcatatgaagttggatttccactGAAGAAATACAGAGAGAAGACATTCAGTAAGTGGATAAATTGTTCACGTGAAGGTAAAAGTGCAGCAAAATCAAATGATACGCCTAGGATGAGGAATAGATCATCAGGGCGTACGCAATGCAAAGCTggaataaaattaaaaaaaatatatGATGATGAAAACAAAATGGTTGTAGCTACAAAAATTGAACTGGTAAACTTGGAGCATAACCATGAGTTCATAACCGACGAAGCAGAGAAACAACATTTACGTTGCAACAAAATTAGGGATGTTGAGTTCATAAATTTTGTGGATGCAATGCATGATAGCCGAGTGCCGCAGCATTGCATAGTTGATTTTATATCAGAAATGCATGATGGGCCAGAGAACGTACCGGTAACTGCTCAAGATCTGAAAAACATGTAAGCAATACTTTTTTGTTACATGTGTATATATCAATAGCCATGAATATTACTATAGTAAATGTGTGTGTAATAATTTTTTGTGCAAACAAATGTAGGAGGGCAGCCAGGAGAAGAGAAAATTGCTCAAATGATGTAGCCAAACTTTTGGCTTTCTTTAGAGAATGCAAGAAACAGAATCCACAATTTTTTTGTGAATTCCAGCTAGACGATGATGGGAAAATAGTTAGTATTTTTTGGTCACACGCAAGTATGCAGGGGGAATACGCAGATTATGGTGATGCTGTGACATTTGATACAACACACAAGACAAATATATATGATAAACCACTGGGCATGTTTGTTGGAGCTAACAGCCATCTGCAGTGTACAGTGTTTGGATTTGTTTTGTTGGGAGATGAAACTGTACATACTTTTGAATGGGCTTTCAATTCATTCAAAACATGTATGGGATGCGAGGGTCCAAGAGTTATGCTTACAGGTATGTGATATATAAATTTGTTATGCAAAACAGTGAATTAATTTATTGTGAAAATAACTGAATAATCTGTGAGCAattgcagatcaagatcctgcaatgccaaTTGCTCTGAGAACTGTATTTCCAAAAACAGTGCACAGACTGTGCTTATGGCATGTACAGAACAGATTTATGCCATTTCTAAATGAGATATATGCCAGGTTTGCTGTTAAGGATTTTAAAACAACATTCCAGTCTATTATACATCATCCATTAACTCCTCATGAGTTTGAATGTGCCTGAGAAATGATGCTAGAGGAGTTCAATCTTCATGAAGATATGACTCTACGCAAATTATATGAAATAAGAAAAGAATGGATACCTGCATTTTTTAAAAATGACTTCTGTGGGGTAATGGTATCTACACAATGAAGTGAGAGCATGAACAGATTAGTGAAGCAATCACATGTAGATGCGAACACCCCACTGCATGAGTTCGCTAAACAAATGATGAAAATGTTGCACAACAGGAAAATGAAAGAATCAAAGGAGGCATTGGTGAGCAAGGTATGTCGTGCTTGTTAGCAATAACGGTTTGCATACATTTATGTAAATAATTTGTTTAATTATGATAATAATGTGTTATAGGCACCAAGGACAACAGATACATTATATAGGTTCGAAGTGAGAGTCTCTAGAGCATACACCAGAGCTGTTATGAATAGATTTGGGGAATCAATGAAATACGCCACTGCATACAAAATATTAAAGGACCCAGACGGATGTGATAATGAATGGATCGTACAGCATACAAAACGGTCTAATAAAATTGTGTGGGGACAACATCAATTCAATATAACAGCAGACATAGAAGCTGGGGAGTatacatgcgagtgcaaacagtggGAACATACAGGTTTGTACGTATTATGTTGGTTAGCATAAAAAATTTGCATACTAGAGAATTTGATGATTGTAGTACAACTTAATGTATATTTTTCAAATAATGGTTCGTTTTCATGTTTTCAGGTCTATTGTGTGTTCATCTTTTAAGAGCCTTCATGCATCTTCAAGTTGAAAAGATACCTTCAAAGTATATATTGCAAAGGTACACTGTCTCATCAAGAAAAGATGTTCCGTTTGAAAGAATTGATAAGAGCTTCAGGGGGAAGGATGGAGTTACTAAATCATACAGACAGAAAATGTTGTTAACGAAAACAATGAAAGTAGTTCGCCAGGCGTGTATGTCAAAAGCAGGGTACGATAAGGCGATGGATGTGTTGGATGAGCTCGATGTCGTTCTAAGCCGATTGGAGCCAGATATTGGATGTAATGAGTCAACAGATGTTAGTgataatgaggaagacaaggtaaTAATATTGCAGATGTTTTAGTGTTATACTATTTGTAACATAAATTATGCATAGTAACATGTTATTTTGTACCAGGAAGAAGAGTTGAATAAAAATAATGCTGGCGATGGGATGGAAGATGACAATACAATTACATGTCATAATAAGGTATGtaaaagatatatatatataagcttGCATGAAGTATTGTACATAATGAATATATAATATCAATGTAATAAGCAAATAATATTTTGTAGGATTCGCATAACACCAGGACTGGATGTGAACATGCGTTAACAATAATAACAACTGGTAACCAGGTACATAttaaaataatattgtttatttgtctaaaatgaaaatatatatttatGCTGCATGTAAATGTTGATGTATTTGGGTTGGGCTCTAAAGGAGAACAACATGAGATTTTCACATGAGGTTGGTGATACAAGTTCTCCGTGTCACGTAGCACATGAACAAATGGAACATATTGCTGCATCCTCAGAAGCTAAAAAGGTGAGCATTGATAAATGATTTTACTGATTGGTATAAATATATGTAAATATGCGTATACTAAATAGTAACGTATATTATTATGCAGAGGTTGAATTTTAATgtggatgttataaatctgagTATGCCGGATCGTGCAAGACCAAAAGGCCGGACAATCAAAAATTCAGAAGATAGGATTATGAGACTAGGTGTGAAAGGAGAGAAAAAGAAGAATAGGAGATGCCATTTGTGTGGAATAGCAGATGGGCATAACAGCAGAACATGTCTGTCTGTGGAAGAGAACAGGGCAAGGCTAGCAAAACTGTCTAATCGAAAGAGAGGACGGCCAGTCGGATCAAGACTAAACAATAAAACAACTGCTCCACAGTGGAATGAAACATCGACTGCAAAAAAACATCGTATTGATGAAGAAGTGGAAAATGAAGAAGCCGATGAGCATATGGATTTGGGCGAATAATTTGAAGTGTGACTAAAGAGTGGTCGATTTAGTAGAAACTTGTAATATCACAATGACTTATGCTTTATTTTGTTGGAAATTCAATAGTTTGCATGAAAGGGTTATGTAATGCGTTGATATAAAACTATAAAATGTTGCATAAATATAGACAATTACACAAATTATGTAACTGAATATGTACAACAAATTGGCATTGAACGTTTAGCAATCGGAAGGTATGGACATTAATGGTATATAAAAATGTATACACTTAACAATACTAATCAAATGGGAGTGCATACGTCGGTTTCACACTTCAAATACAACAAACAGGATATAGCATAAACACTTGTTACAATTAGCATAATTAACGTGAAAAATGTATAAAAGATGAACTTAGTGTATATAAAATAAGGGAGTATATATTATGCATAAAACTTAAATATTGAAACAATATGATAATACAAATAAGCCAAACATTGGAAGCAAAACGATTAACCAACTCACAAACTGGAGATGAAAACAGCATAGAATCTGTTAACAGATAACATAAATAGACATTCTGGTAACAATTATGTTTGacacacttcaaataaaaactgatgCGAAGTAGCATAGACATTAGACACATTGAACATAAGTGGCACACGGAGTATCAAACACATGATCAGAGGCCTGACATAAGTGACTTAACAAGTAACATAAACAGTTTTGTGGATCCCACAGGGAATCATGTTCATCTATGCTATCTAAGTCTTGGCTTTCAAACAGCGGCGTCTCCTTGGAGAATACTTGAAAGGCAGCAGTTCTGCAGGAAGGGGGGCAACCATGTTGTTGCGATGAAAGGTAAGGTAATGCAGAACAAAGGCACGTTGGTCCAATGGTTCATCCTGAAATAGCCATAATATCAAATTAATGGTAGAATAAAATCTGAAGGAGTAATATATGCAAGATTAGAAGACTAATTTAGTGACATACCGGAGTATAAAATTCTGATAAGTCGCCATCATCAAAATCGTAGTAGCGGAGGAAGTTTGCGACAAAAAAACCACAATCATTTGACCCTGGTGTCATGGTTGGACAATTGGGAAGGAGCCCAATCTTGTAGTTGCCAAACTTTGGTACAGTTGACTCAGGTCGAGCTTCATGTAAGGCAATGCTAAGTCTTCTCATTATTAATCTGGACCAAGGTATCTTCGTTCCATTTATCATCATTTGACCATTATGGATTTGTTTCCATGTAGTGCCTCCAAGCAATGGACCATAAGGATTTGAATCTAAGATGTCTATTCGACGACGTTCAAAATTGATTGCATAAAGGGTCCAGTGGCTTCGGCGTAGCATAGGAACCAGGATCTGTTAAATATATATGTAAATTTATGAATGATTTATACTATGCATATGAAAAATTAAAACTAATACAACATAAAACTAGTGACCAAAAGAACATTCTAACATTTTTACAAATGAAACTGATTAGAGCTCACCAATTTAATCTGGTTCAGAACATCATCTGAAGGAAGGGTCGGTTCAAGATGTTCTTTAAGAAGTGATGTTGTGAAGGGCTGTGGATTTGAACTGTGTTGTTCAAACTCCTCGATATTCAAAACGGTCTGGGCAAAGAAAATAAAttgattattattatatatttataCAGTTAGTGTTGCAATAAGATACAAAGTTGTGGAGAAAAAATTACCCCAACGTTGACATTCAGTATTAGAGTGTTGATTACAGAATCTGGATTGTATAATACATCATCCTGACGAATACAGTCGATAAATCCCTGCATGAAAGTATTCTCAAGACATTTATTGGGACCAAACGACTGGACAACATCAAGGACAGACCCTCCAAATCCTCCAAAATTAATTTTAGACCTGGGGAAAAAACTTTGATTACAACTCTTCTAATTATACTTAATTGGAATTTGAATAACTAATACATACATGCTCGGGTCTAGTTTTCCTGACAAAATGAACTTAAGCAGGTTGCGAGCACAGTCCTCACGTGACACGTGGGGATGTTCAGCAACTGCAGCTTTACAGGAACTATCCTTTGCAACCAGGTCAGTAGTTGCCTAGTATATGAATATATGTTAGTAAACAGTTGCATAAATATGTATGTCTTAGTGTAtaaataggaaaaatatgaaaatgaCAACATGTCTTACATCTGTCAGTGGGGTTTTATCGAACAGAGGTGCACCAGATACAGGAGTGTCATGTGTAACAGATTTTTGTCCTTCCTGTAACCAATAAATTTATTAATATAAACGTAATGAAACATAGGGTATAATTAATATTAGCATAATATGATGAAGGTGTAAATACTTACACTATTTATATCTGGTGTTAACTTAGGAGCAGCAGGCTTGTCTGTTGTGGGAGCCTGGGGATTTAAAAAAAATAAAGCATGCATATATATTAATGTTACTTTAAATGAAATAATAATAATTATGATATAAGGAAGTCAAACATTAGATTTTGGAGTTTTGTCAAAAATAGGGGCATCCATAACTTCATCTTTTTTGCAGACGTTCCCACTGACAATCTATAATGGAAACAACTAAGAGTTGAGTAAACAGTAACTTGTATGCAGAATAGAATATATGCATTGTATATATAGTTTGTACGAGAAAACTTACATCATCTGATACTTTGATATGATCAGAAGGAACATGGCTTTCCTGATCATGTTGCTGTTTATCAGGCGTTGGAACAGTTGGTGTGGATACTGGATCATTTGTTGGAGGCATTGAGGTAGTGGGGGGTTATCTACATTTGGAACATATAATAATATAGTAGTTGTTACTGAAATATAACTGCAATATAAATATATCGTTATAAAAAATGGTTAAACATACACATTTGCAAACTACATCAGTATACTATCAGGATGCATAAATAAAATACAGTTTTCAAACAATGAAATACACTGAAAAAATATGTTGCTGCTTGTATGTGTATAAATTAATATATAATTTGTATATACAAAACTGCATATAATAAATTATTTGAGATCGTATAAGTATATATTATTTTCCAGGAAATAATTCGTGAACTTGATTAGTTTAAAAAAATAAACATAAATACTAAAACCTTCTGGCTGTGAATCGCGCTGCGTTGCAGCTCTCAGAACTTCATCGATCATTTCACCAAATGTTTCAGAGAGTTCAATCTACTTCGAAACAATCATCTGATGGCTCAGCTGAAGGGAATCACAGTATTTATCAACCTCTTTGTCATGAGCATCAAACAATGATTGAAACATTGGCCGCTGCTGGGAGGGCAAACATTGTAACTTGttgccaatcaaattcttgatacGTGGCACATATATGTTGAAAACGGCAGAAACAGGCCGTTCTGGAGCAATGACGTAACACATTTCTGAACGGCTACGAAACTGTATAAAGTAATATAGAACAGTTAGCAGTAATAATATTTTAACATCTGCATAACAGGACAAAAAGTTGTTTATGTCTAACCTCTGCATATCCGAATGGTTCACCAGTTTTACGGGGGGGCGTCTGTCACCACGAGCCAACTCTTTTATGGTCTCATTGTCAAAAAACTTAATGCGTGGAGTACCATATTTGTTAACAGGAGATGCAGGGTGATGTAGGTGATCAAGATAGTAAATCTGAAAAAAGGAATGCACAAATATATAAAATTAGTACATAACAACTATTTGCATATCATATATATATGCACATTAAACAAAAAAATACTTACAAGAACAATGAGTGAGCATCCATATATTGTTGCTGTGATGTTTGTTTTGTTCCTTTTATGCCAACGTGCGGCAGCATCACACAAATCCGTGTAAACTAGTTGACACCAGTCAATATCAGACATTCGGGCCATGTTTGAAGTCATGAGTACCTCATTGTTTGTAATGCcccaagaagcagaaggaaaaAGAAGCCGATTGAATAAAATCAGAAAAAGCATCTAATTGATAGCTCATCATCGTTGCCAAGCACTATCTTGTCTTGAAGCTTGACAACATCAAATTCTTCTTTACCAACATTGAGATCACGTCTCAGTTTtgcagcagcatccacttcaccATACCAATCAGTAAACTCCCTGCCTCCTCCAGCACATGGCAAACCCAAAATCAGATGAACTGTATCTTTTGTTATCTTCAGTTCCTTGCTAGCCCCTGGGCGTATGGTCATGTCATGTGGATCCAATTTATCCATCAACCACCTGATGAGTGATCTGCTCTCTAAAGCATCAGTTCGCAAATCAAATATGCTTGAAAATCCCAATCTAGCGACAGCATCGCGCTGCCGATCGCTCATTATCCAAGATGATACAATAACATCATAGGGAATGCAGCGGATATTCAGTTTCTGGAAGCATAAATGAATATGCATTAATACACAAAGTATATATATGGTTAGAACTAATGATACAATATTTACAAACATGGGATAATTATTACATGCTTGTAAATAACTAGTCTACAACAATAAAAAAAGTAAACACCATATTTGTTGATAATAATATACATAAATTTAAAGTGGGGGAAAATACAAACTTGATTGGACACCAAAATTAACACATGAATAAACATAAATATATACATGTTACCTGTGATTTTCTAGGAGTCTTCTGTTTAGGAGAGTTTTTTTTGTAATGATATTAGACTTTGGACTTCTTTTCACATCAGGAACTTGAGGAGAAGGTACTTTTAACTTCTTTGCACTGATTTGTTCTGAAGGAGAAGGTGAGGCAGATCTGAATTGGCGCTTCAACGATGGAGCATCCATGAAATCGTCGTCGGGCAGTGTGGATGAAGTAGGAGGTTTTCTTTTTAAACGACAAGCTAACGCCTTTCTGCGAAAACGATGGATTGGGGCTGGCTGTGGCTCATTCTGCTCCTGATTTTGGGGAATATCATCTTGGTGAGCTGAGCTGCTGGATCTTGTACGTCTGGAAATGTCAATTGAAAAAACCTCCTGACTGGATTCAATGGTTAATCTTTTTGGATTACTGGGCGGGCGATCAACAGACTTCATGATTAAATACTGAATAGATCTGTAGAAAAAAGaagttgtttttaaatacattgATTTATGCATGAATATATGCCAAAAAAAGAACTAATTTTTACTATAACTATCTGAAATGCATACTATATAATGCTACCTTGTACATAACTTAAACTACCTTGTACATTTATGCAATAGCATTTAATGAACAATGGTTATATACAAGCATAAAGATTGATTTAATATTTCATATAATTGTAAATGGAGCAGGATAAAATAAGAGCCTTTTTGCATCAACTAACTATACAACATATTTTAATAACTGGTTCATAGTAATAAaaacatttagctcaaataacatgaatatttaaATAACATTTGCTTAAATAACAGTATCtgtatgtatttatatataaTGAACAGGAGTGTAAACTAATTATGCAAGTAAATAGAACAATTCAAATATGCTTAATATATTGCGAAATGTTCATAAACTTGTGTATGAATGAGCATACACATTACTGCcaatatgcatatatatcaaatccAATGTGTACACAAATGATTTAATTGAATGGGCATAAAAAAGTACTAAGGATATGCATATAAATGAAATACAATAAGCATATTAGATAATTAAATAGATGTGAAAACAAATCATTagagtaaatgtgcataaaaaatACTGACTATATGCATGTATAATAAAACAAATGTGTAAACAAATGACTCAAGTGAATGTGCATAAACAGTACTGaggatatgcatatatatcaaatacaaataagcatatttgataataaaatagatgtgaaaacaaatcattaaagtaaatgtgcataaagaGTACTGACTATATGCATATATAATAAAAACAAATGTGTAAACAAATGACTCAGGTGAATGTGCATAAACAGTACTGAAGATATGCATATATATTACATACAAAAAACATATATGTGTTCCTTGGGTTGTATAAGAGTACTCTCTGCTAACTCATCAGTAAATACCTAATCCACAGTCTTTGTCTAAATCTATGAATGTCGGGCGATAGTGGGAATATAGAATAAATACACATGCCCTAATATCGGGGCTCCTAAACAAAAAAGAGATGCAATGCGCGATGCAATGACCCGATTATAGTGATGTCTAAGAGGATACAAATCACACATTTAGCTGGAGAATAAGGGTTACAATCAAATCCACTTCAATCGACCGATAGGCTTCAAAAAATCGACGGCAAACTCGGTGTATTTCAATGTTGGATTACCTGGAACTTCTTGAATCGCGCTCCAATGCTAGGAGATTGAAGGATGTAAGGTGGAATGGAAGGGCGCTGGATTGGAGCGGCGGTGGATTGGCGTTGCGCTGGCGCGGAAATCGCCTGGGGAGTCGCCTGACGAAAGGAAAATCTGCGCGGCTGGGGTTTTCTTCAAATCGGCGCTGGTTTGTCTCCGTTGAATGCGCGACTACGGTTTTAGAAACAGGAAACGTGGGAGAGGTGGCTGGCTGACGGAGGTAACGGTGTCGTGACTAGGACCTGTTGACTCGGTGTGGTTCAACCAAAATGCCCATATTGACTAGCCTGGGCTTCCTCTATTATTGGAAGCTCagggctcttaatatataaactatatatatatatatatactttgttttaataaaacacatGTGATTGTGAACCAACAATTAAGATTCAAACTCTCACTTATACataattttatttttatttttgcaGAAGAGTGACACATAATGACCGTATAATTCTTACAGAAAAGTGACACAAGATGACCGTGGAACCTACTGTATATACAGTAGAGAAAAAGCAAAACGTTTTTTTGTGAATGTACGTGCATATATTTGTGTTTGAGTATCTGCGTTTTAGCCCAGTATAAAAATCAAAACAATTTTTTGCTGTTTTCTTGATTGGTAAACTTTCAACGGAGAAATTTATGGTTTTGGGCACAATTTCGCGCAAACGCGTGGACCAAATCGAAAACCCCAAAGCTTCGACCCTGGTCGGTGTCACGCCGAGGAGAGAGAAATTCCCCATCGATCTCGGtctcctctctcctccctctcttggGGCATGGATCGCGCCGCCGCATCGCCGCCCGCCGTGGAGGAACCCGTCAGGGCCACCTCCGTTCTCGACAGCCTCGGCGCGGAGGTGCTGGCGGTCATGTCCCCG of Zea mays cultivar B73 chromosome 8, Zm-B73-REFERENCE-NAM-5.0, whole genome shotgun sequence contains these proteins:
- the LOC103634655 gene encoding uncharacterized protein, with translation MHLQVEKIPSKYILQRYTVSSRKDVPFERIDKSFRGKDGVTKSYRQKMLLTKTMKVVRQACMSKAGYDKAMDVLDELDVVLSRLEPDIGCNESTDVSDNEEDKEEELNKNNAGDGMEDDNTITCHNKDSHNTRTGCEHALTIITTGNQVHIKIILFICLK